A window of Maioricimonas rarisocia genomic DNA:
GGCGCACGCGCATGTACCCACGATCTGGACAGATCAGGGCGTCGCGTTGCCGCCACTGGAATGGGTCCGCAACGACGACGGTTCACTCGAGATCGAGCGGACTCTGCCGAACGGCATCCGCTTCGGTTCCCGTGTCGTTCCGGAGGAGGATTCGGTCGCCATGGATCTGTGGCTGCAGAACGGGACGAAGCAGCCGCTGACCGGCATGCGGGTGCAGACCTGCGTGATGCTGAAAGGGGCGATCGGGTTTTCAGACCAGTCGAATCATAACAAGCGACTCGACTCGCCATTCGCGGCGGTCCACTCGGAGGATGGCCGGCGGTGGATCATCACGGCATGGGAGCCGAACCACCGGACGTGGGCGAATCCTCCCGTCCCCTGTCTGCATTCGGACCCGACACTGCCCGACTGCCCGCCGGGTGAGACGGTGCATGCCCGCGGCCGGGTCTGGTTCTTTGAGGGGGATGACATCGACGGGGAGCTGGAGCGACTGCGTGGGAGTCTCGAGCGGCGAGTCTCGAGAGATGAATGAATGCTGGAAGAAAACCACGGAGTTGTCACGACGGTGCGACGCCCCTGAGGATCAAAATCGGCGCCTTGCAGGGGACGCAGCCCCGGCGTGAGATGGGTGGCCGGGGTCGGAACGAGCGGAGCGAGTGGAGCCCCCGGAATCATTGCACAGGGCGTCATAGTCTGTTTTCACAGGAGACACGGAGACGCCTGGGCGGGGTGCCGCATGCTCGTGGCAGAGTGATGTTGGTCCCCACGCAATCGTGACCGGTGAAGCAGTGCCCGACGACACGGTCCCGGTCGGCACGTCATGACAACTCCGTGGTGGCTCGCTCACCAGCGACCGGCCGGCAATCGTCCAGCCTACGTCCCCGTCGAGGACCGACCGTTCCGCAGAAACCGTGCCGCCTCCTCCGGCAGAACCGTATTGATCGACATGCCACTCCCCATCTCAAAACCGGCCGTCGTGCTCAGCCGAGGGAGTACCCGGATGTGCCACTGGTAGTACTCCTTGTCTTCGTCGCCGCGGGGAGCCACATCGATCGTCAGGTTGAAGTCCGGGTTGTCCAGCGCCACGTAAAGCTTGAGCAGCACCTCTCTCAGGATGCCTGCAAGAGCCGGCAACTCGCCCGCAGGAACCTGTCCGAAGGTGGCCTGCTGCCGCAGCGGGACGATCCACGTTTCGAACGGCAGATGGGAGGCATACGGCATGAACGCGACGTAGTGAGCATTCGTCAGGATGATTCGCTCGTCGGCCGCCAGTTCTTCGTTGACCAGCTCGCAGTACAGGCAGTTGCCGGTCCGGTCGAAGTGTTCGGTTGCCTGCTCGTACCGCTGCCGCAGCATACGCGGGACGACCGGCGTGGCGATGATCTGCCAGTGAGGGTGCCTCAGCGAAGTTCCCGCACCTTCGCCATGATTCTTGAAGACGATGATCGACTGGAACCGATGATCCTGCATTAGATCGTTGAAGCGACTCTGAGCCATCCGGAGGATGCGTTCGATCTGCTCGACCGGCTGCTGACAGAGCAGCAGCGAGTGATCGGGGGACTCGATGATGACTTCGTGCGCTCCGCAGCCTCCCATGTGCTGAAACAGCCGGCCCTGCTGGCGTCGGCGATCGTCCTCCTCGATTCGCAGCGCGGGGAACTTGTTGGGAATCACGCGGACGAGCCACTCCGAATCGCCACGGCCATCGGGACGGATCGCGGCGATTTCCGGAGGCGTCATGCTCTCGTTTCCCGGGCAGAACGGGCAGCTCATCCGTGTCTGCTCGGTCGGCGGGGACGAAGCGGGAGAGGTTTCTGCGTGCGGCCGGAGTTTGCGGAGCGGAGCGAAAACGACCCAGTCGCCGGTCGTATGGTCGTAGCGCATTTCGGACATGGCGGCATGTTCCCCACGTGACGCTTGTGCAGGCAGGTCGAAAGCCGACCGGCCGCGACTGGTGGGCAGAAGACCGCGCGACTCGCCTGCCCGCTGTTGGGAGCGAGCATACCACTGAACGCACCCCGCACGAAGAATGTTCGTCGGATCCGTCTGACAAACACCGGCATTGCTGCAGTGCATGGCCAGAGGCATCACGGGGAGGTGGGAGTGCCGAGCCGACCCACTTGGAGGTCTCTCACTGCTGCACATGCTCATCTAGAGGCGCGAGCATGGCCCCCGGGGGGAGTCACCTTCAGTAGCTGAAGCCGTTCTTCCGAATGTGCACCCACGGCCGTTCGCTGGAGAGGGCTTCGCCATGGCCGGCGGCGGTGATCTCCACGACATACACCATGTGATCACCGGCATCCACCTGACCGGTCACGTTGCCTTCGAGGTAGCCGAGGGCATCGGTGAGTGCAGGCAGCCCGTTGGTCGCCTGGGTCGTTGCGATGCCATCGAACGCCGCTTCGCCCGGCTCGAAGCCGCGGCCGAAGTGGCCGAGAAACTGCTTCTGCGATTCCCCAAGCAGGTTGAGGACGACCTGAGGGGACTTCCCCAGCCAGTCGTTGAGGTAGCGCGACTTGTTGACCGCGACCGTCACCGCCGGCGGATCGAACGACGCCTGTTGCACCCAGCTGGCGAGCATACCGGTCTGCTCCCCATCGCCGTCGCCGGCCACAAGAATATACAGGCCGCTCGGTGTGCGACCGAGGACGGCGGCAATGGCGTCGCGGAAGGTTCCATTTCCATCAGACATGGCAGTGGTGGCTCTTCGGCTGCAGGAGAGAGCGATGAGAAGGGAGCGGCGGCAGGGGGTGGCGCAGGCGCGTCAGCTTGTACTCTCGGACGGCACGGCATCGACGTTCTGCGCGTGCGCTTCAGCCGGAGCGTCTGAAGTCTTCGGCGGCGGACCGTGCGGCGTATGCGAGGCGACAAGCACGATGCCGACGGCGACCAGCAGCATTCCGATCCACATCAGCGGACTGATCTGGACGGCCTGGGCACGCAGGCTGTACCAGGCGTACAGGGCGTTCACGCTGACGGCACCACCAAAGACGATTGGCATCACGTAGGCCGGCTTGCCGCCGCTGACGATCGCCGTGGTCAGCCCCAAGGCGCCGAGTGCCCCGAGCGTTCCGGCGAGAAAGCCCCACGTCATCGCCGGCGTGTGGGAACCGCCGTAGTTGTAGGTGTCCCCTTTGATCTTCATGGCAATCAGTCCGCCGGCGCAGGCCCATACCAGGTAGGCAATGCCGATGAAGACGTAGGGCTTGAACGGGCTCCACTCCTTGAGCGGACTGCGGGCATTCCCCAGCGTCGGGCCATAGAGTCCCCAGCACACGGCAGTGCAGAGGGCGAAGATCACTGGAATCATGATTCCACGCATGCGGACCTCTCTTCTCGATCGGGATCGGGGCACGAGCGAGGCCCCGGGGCAGGCTCATTTGTCGTCGCGTATCGTAACGTGTCCATTGTTTCGCTGCATCGCCGGGCGGCGGCGATTGTCATGTCCGCGTTCGGCTGTCCGGACACTCGCCGGTGCGTCATTCGGACCGCAGCGTCGCCAGAATCGGAAGGCGGATCGCTTCCTTCACGGCCGCCAGAGCCGCCAGCATCCCCACCACGAAGACCGCCAATAGCAGCAACTGGAGATCCTGCCAGGGAACGTCGGCCCCGATACTGACCAGACGGGGGAGCATCGCCAGCAGGGCAGAGACTGTCCCCGAGGCCAGCCCCCACAACATCAGAAAGGCGTTCTCCCACAAGACGAGCAGGCCGACGTGACTGTTGCGATAACCGACCGCGCGCAGCAGGGCCAGTTCGCCGCGGCGCTCGAGCACGTTCCGCAACATCACGGTGGCCAGCCCCAGCGTTCCCAGCAGCAACCCCAGGCCCCCCAGCGTCTGGAAGGTGGACAGGTAGGTGTTCTGGACGGCGAGGAAGCTGGCCAGCCGGTCGGCCACGCGCTCGGCATCGAACCCATAGTCTCCCAGTTCGGATTCCAGCAGATTCGCCAGTTCCGTAGCCCGGTCCGGCTCGACTTCGATCAGGAAGTATTCGAAGCCGGCCTCTTCGGGGAACAGCTCGAGAAACGGCTCCTCCGCCATCAGCAGCACACCCTGAAAGACGCTGCCGTCGAACATGCCGGCAATCTGCAGTTCGACGTCGGTGTCCGGGACAGGAAGCGTCTGCCCGATCCCCTTGTGCAGGCTGTACTGCAGCGTGTTCATGTCTCCCAGAACCGGAACAACGCCTTCGCCGCGGTCCTCATTCAGCAGTGTCCACGGAGCGTCCGACGGCGTGTTGGCAAACGCAAACCGGTTCTCCGCGGTCATCAGGTCGATGACGTCCTGAGGGACCCCCAGAATGGTGGGAAGCTGCGTCTGGTACAGGTTCAGGCAGCTGGCGTTTTCTCCCCGACGAACCCGGAACGGGACGATCTGAGAGCCGTTGAGCAGCGAGACGTCTTCCTCAGAGAGCGTGTCTCCCATCCCGGCCTGGATGCGGCCTTCCTCAGTGTTGAGATCGTACAGGATTGGGGTGCTCGTCTCGGCAACGAGGGTGAATCCCCCGTTGCCCGATTCCTTCACTGGTGCTTCCGCCGCGGGATTGCGCTGGCCGGCGGCGACAGCGACGATCACGAACGTGGCTGAAGCAATCAGGCTGGCGGTCAGGACACTCCGCTGGCGATGTCGTGCGGAGTTCCGCAGCCCCAGCCGGGCCAGTGCCGCGACGCCCGCCCCACGCACGGCAG
This region includes:
- a CDS encoding flavin reductase family protein, encoding MSDGNGTFRDAIAAVLGRTPSGLYILVAGDGDGEQTGMLASWVQQASFDPPAVTVAVNKSRYLNDWLGKSPQVVLNLLGESQKQFLGHFGRGFEPGEAAFDGIATTQATNGLPALTDALGYLEGNVTGQVDAGDHMVYVVEITAAGHGEALSSERPWVHIRKNGFSY
- the galT gene encoding galactose-1-phosphate uridylyltransferase yields the protein MSEMRYDHTTGDWVVFAPLRKLRPHAETSPASSPPTEQTRMSCPFCPGNESMTPPEIAAIRPDGRGDSEWLVRVIPNKFPALRIEEDDRRRQQGRLFQHMGGCGAHEVIIESPDHSLLLCQQPVEQIERILRMAQSRFNDLMQDHRFQSIIVFKNHGEGAGTSLRHPHWQIIATPVVPRMLRQRYEQATEHFDRTGNCLYCELVNEELAADERIILTNAHYVAFMPYASHLPFETWIVPLRQQATFGQVPAGELPALAGILREVLLKLYVALDNPDFNLTIDVAPRGDEDKEYYQWHIRVLPRLSTTAGFEMGSGMSINTVLPEEAARFLRNGRSSTGT